The following are encoded together in the Candidatus Eremiobacterota bacterium genome:
- a CDS encoding BMP family ABC transporter substrate-binding protein, with translation MKRIFVMLAGLMLALLISGCPKEGGKSGEEPGMKVGFVYIGPVGDAGWTLSHDKGRKYLEEQLTSVKTTYVENVAESSDAERFITNLAMQGNKVIFTTSYGYMDATLNVAKKFPQVVFMHCSGYKTAPNVGTYFGRMYQARYLSGIVAGKMTKSNIIGYVAANPIPEVVRGINAFTLGVRKVNPKAKVKVVWTHVWYDPPAEREAAESLLDFKADVIAQHQDTYAPQQAAQERGKFSIGYNTDMATFAPKAHLTAPVWNWGPYYAKVVKSVQDGTWKSGSYWGGMEEGIVGLAPFGPMVPREVQDLVKAEREKIEAAATDKAKPGEPADCIFSGPLKDNTGTLRVKKGEKLTDDQLLKIDWFVEGVEGKVETGQRLFEQVPQASMSLR, from the coding sequence ATGAAGCGGATTTTCGTGATGCTTGCGGGGCTCATGCTGGCGCTTTTGATAAGCGGGTGCCCCAAGGAAGGGGGGAAAAGCGGCGAGGAGCCCGGGATGAAAGTGGGCTTCGTCTATATAGGGCCGGTGGGCGATGCGGGCTGGACCCTTTCTCATGATAAAGGCCGGAAGTACCTCGAGGAGCAGCTCACTTCGGTGAAGACCACCTACGTGGAAAACGTGGCGGAATCATCGGATGCCGAGCGCTTTATCACCAACCTTGCCATGCAGGGCAACAAGGTGATTTTCACCACCAGTTACGGCTATATGGATGCCACGCTGAACGTGGCGAAGAAGTTCCCCCAGGTGGTGTTCATGCACTGCTCAGGCTACAAAACGGCGCCGAATGTGGGAACTTACTTCGGGCGGATGTACCAGGCCCGTTACCTGAGCGGCATAGTGGCGGGAAAGATGACAAAGAGCAATATCATCGGCTACGTGGCTGCGAACCCCATTCCCGAGGTGGTGAGGGGTATCAACGCCTTCACCCTCGGCGTGAGAAAGGTGAATCCCAAGGCCAAGGTGAAAGTGGTGTGGACCCACGTATGGTATGATCCTCCTGCAGAGCGCGAGGCCGCAGAGAGCCTGCTTGATTTCAAGGCCGACGTGATTGCCCAGCACCAGGACACCTATGCTCCCCAGCAGGCCGCCCAGGAGCGCGGCAAGTTCAGCATAGGCTACAACACCGACATGGCCACCTTTGCGCCGAAGGCCCATCTCACGGCGCCCGTCTGGAACTGGGGCCCCTATTATGCGAAAGTGGTGAAATCGGTCCAGGACGGCACGTGGAAGAGCGGGTCCTACTGGGGCGGCATGGAGGAGGGGATCGTGGGGCTCGCTCCCTTCGGCCCCATGGTGCCCAGGGAGGTCCAGGATCTTGTCAAGGCTGAAAGGGAAAAGATAGAGGCGGCGGCAACGGATAAGGCAAAACCCGGGGAGCCCGCTGACTGCATTTTCTCCGGCCCTCTCAAGGACAACACGGGCACTCTCAGGGTAAAGAAGGGGGAAAAGCTCACCGATGACCAGCTTCTCAAGATTGACTGGTTTGTCGAGGGCGTCGAGGGCAAGGTGGAAACGGGGCAGCGCCTCTTTGAGCAGGTGCCCCAGGCGAGTATGAGTCTCAGGTAG
- a CDS encoding RimK family alpha-L-glutamate ligase encodes MRIAFFAKDCSSYTVKRLAEEAVMEGHEVACHNPLQVAIGPDSLLSGGARLSGCDMAFVRTSVHAAEREFILAVARHLELGGVPVINPPGAIERSSNKFTTFQVLKGIGVPVVPSVALRSGEEAGAVIEALGGFPLVVKLFYGSRGMGVTYATSQDMLVSLIDSYRALGVNVLVSPFLGEPRGRCLRVLCAGGEVIAAVHMASKPGDFRSNAARGGVIAGKEETEQCGGLAMRALSSLGLLAGSADLLADRGRLMVLEVNSSPGIESLERALGCSIAGPMLKALIEALARDGRLPGGR; translated from the coding sequence ATGAGAATCGCTTTTTTTGCAAAGGACTGCAGCAGTTATACGGTAAAGAGGCTTGCCGAGGAGGCCGTCATGGAGGGCCATGAGGTTGCCTGCCATAATCCCCTCCAGGTGGCCATCGGTCCTGACAGCCTTCTTTCAGGAGGCGCAAGGCTCTCAGGCTGTGACATGGCTTTTGTCCGCACCTCAGTCCATGCTGCCGAAAGGGAGTTTATCCTCGCGGTGGCAAGGCACCTTGAGCTTGGCGGGGTCCCTGTCATCAATCCCCCCGGGGCCATTGAGCGCTCAAGCAACAAGTTCACCACTTTCCAGGTGCTCAAAGGGATCGGAGTGCCCGTGGTGCCCTCAGTCGCCCTCCGGTCAGGCGAGGAGGCAGGCGCCGTAATTGAAGCCCTGGGCGGCTTCCCCCTGGTGGTGAAGCTGTTTTATGGCTCCCGCGGCATGGGCGTGACTTATGCCACCTCCCAGGATATGCTGGTGTCCCTTATTGACTCTTACCGGGCCCTCGGCGTGAACGTGCTTGTCTCTCCCTTTCTCGGGGAACCCAGGGGAAGGTGCCTCAGGGTGCTCTGCGCGGGAGGCGAGGTCATCGCGGCGGTGCACATGGCGTCAAAGCCCGGTGATTTCAGGAGCAACGCGGCGCGGGGAGGGGTTATTGCGGGGAAAGAGGAAACGGAGCAATGCGGCGGGCTCGCGATGAGGGCCCTGAGCTCGCTGGGGCTTCTTGCGGGAAGCGCCGATCTGCTCGCTGACCGGGGCAGGCTCATGGTCCTTGAAGTGAACTCATCACCGGGGATAGAAAGCCTTGAAAGGGCTCTCGGGTGCTCCATTGCAGGCCCCATGCTCAAGGCCCTCATTGAGGCGCTTGCCAGGGACGGCAGGCTTCCCGGGGGACGGTGA
- a CDS encoding glycosyltransferase family 4 protein, with product MARFLQINDFAGSQGGAELHMALLSELLEAKGHEVILFPVRELYRKLSTKGLREKLEGILSSPGIDVAHVHMLDHPFLHLLEALYARGVPIIQTLHDHRPICPAGSLFRKGKLCPRCKGGAFYQAGFSACVNMPLALSLWARLTIMGQSPYGCVAKFIAPSRALIDTYRKWGFYYPMVHLANFLDMPSYEPYYRDDSRKVAYFGRLSPVKGINTLMEAVKGLPVELHIIGRGELEGALERKIRSGGFDNVVLRGYLSGDRLREAVNEAFCVVVPSECVENLPYAVMEAFALGKPVIGTMMGGIPELVEDGTRGFLFPAGDTAALREKIEILFRDRDKALAMGHQARQFAEESFSPDRYYHAFMELVKGVLRVPGVP from the coding sequence ATGGCCAGATTCCTCCAGATCAACGATTTTGCCGGGAGCCAGGGAGGCGCGGAGCTCCACATGGCTCTGCTCTCAGAACTCCTTGAGGCAAAAGGGCACGAGGTAATCCTTTTTCCTGTCAGGGAGCTTTACCGCAAGCTCTCAACAAAGGGCCTCAGGGAGAAGCTTGAGGGGATTCTTTCTTCTCCGGGTATCGACGTGGCTCACGTGCACATGCTTGACCACCCCTTTCTGCACCTTCTGGAGGCCCTTTACGCCCGCGGCGTGCCGATTATCCAGACCCTTCACGATCACCGCCCCATATGCCCGGCGGGGTCGCTCTTCAGGAAGGGGAAGCTCTGCCCGCGCTGCAAGGGCGGCGCTTTTTACCAGGCCGGCTTCTCGGCCTGTGTGAATATGCCTCTCGCGCTCAGCCTGTGGGCACGATTGACGATCATGGGGCAGTCGCCCTACGGGTGCGTGGCAAAATTCATCGCCCCGAGCAGGGCTCTCATCGATACTTACAGGAAATGGGGATTTTACTACCCCATGGTCCACCTTGCGAATTTTCTGGATATGCCTTCCTATGAGCCTTATTACCGGGACGACTCACGGAAGGTGGCCTATTTCGGCCGCCTCTCGCCGGTAAAGGGCATCAATACGCTGATGGAGGCCGTGAAGGGCCTTCCCGTGGAACTGCACATCATCGGGCGCGGCGAGCTTGAGGGAGCCCTTGAGAGGAAAATAAGAAGTGGAGGTTTTGATAACGTGGTGCTCCGGGGCTACCTATCCGGTGACAGGCTGAGAGAGGCAGTCAATGAAGCCTTCTGCGTGGTGGTGCCGTCGGAGTGCGTCGAAAACCTGCCTTACGCCGTCATGGAGGCCTTTGCCCTGGGCAAGCCGGTCATAGGGACCATGATGGGCGGTATCCCGGAGCTTGTCGAGGACGGCACGCGGGGCTTTCTCTTCCCTGCCGGCGATACCGCGGCGCTGAGGGAGAAGATCGAGATCCTCTTCAGGGACCGAGATAAGGCCCTCGCCATGGGTCATCAGGCGCGGCAGTTCGCCGAGGAGTCCTTTTCCCCCGACCGCTATTACCATGCTTTCATGGAGCTGGTGAAAGGAGTGCTGAGGGTGCCCGGGGTGCCCTGA
- a CDS encoding metallophosphoesterase family protein, producing MNSVKGRCALLILAALLLGVCSPGAVAAVPDSWKKTKMRESLYASLPRFVFDGKGAVRLAFSTRVPAPPACVHVGIILPGDKLSIPVFRKTFKERIGEPGSLARDHSIAVNFGAMKNYVDQGALRGEGLDFHYRVEVWNPVDLGVSFYEGRQRVREEQGLFKPMPTLTEGPFVDMVTHSSATIGWKTDVPTRGEVLVGQKSVAQNEPSCAHEVTVTGLSPDTHYHYEVKVQNDTCSYRYPRYSFDTAPLPGTGKKFRFAFMSDSRASEGGGQEDFLGFSKPDLQNFFMQCYQQRAKMIFFGGDLVDGYVSEARDLQQQLNQWKLTIEFVGHRIPVYELIGNHEFVGDAWLVEKQGKTREYYRYKEGNDGTEAVIAREFANPGESFPPPEIIKGAKGPSYEESVFSLDYANCHFACLNSNYASAGVRDTYDGDMFAEALTVLGGNRVGYLMENQLRWLEEDLKKARERKMEHLFVMLHEPPFPNGGHADSAMFWGKKQGGTWKGLNDRTQPMGDVLAMRSRFLSILSKYRVLALFTGHEHNYSRMVIDKSLDPAVENPMWQILSGDVGAPYYFQQKDLPWSGKVKAFSSELNCCIIEVEGPMVFLKVISPTGELLDEVQDMKGELKGQP from the coding sequence ATGAACTCTGTAAAAGGCCGCTGTGCTCTCCTTATTCTCGCCGCGCTCCTCTTGGGAGTCTGCTCCCCTGGCGCCGTTGCCGCAGTACCGGACTCATGGAAGAAGACAAAGATGAGAGAATCTCTCTATGCCAGCCTCCCGCGCTTCGTGTTCGACGGCAAGGGGGCCGTGCGCCTCGCCTTCTCGACGAGAGTGCCCGCACCTCCCGCCTGCGTGCATGTGGGGATTATTCTTCCGGGTGACAAGCTCTCCATCCCCGTCTTCAGGAAAACCTTCAAGGAGCGCATTGGAGAGCCGGGGAGCCTCGCAAGGGACCACTCCATCGCCGTCAATTTCGGCGCGATGAAGAATTATGTCGATCAGGGAGCGCTCCGCGGCGAAGGACTGGATTTTCATTACCGCGTGGAGGTATGGAACCCCGTGGATCTGGGCGTATCCTTCTACGAGGGGAGACAGCGGGTCCGCGAGGAGCAGGGCCTTTTCAAGCCCATGCCCACCCTCACCGAAGGCCCTTTTGTGGACATGGTGACCCATAGTTCTGCCACCATCGGGTGGAAAACTGACGTGCCCACGAGGGGCGAGGTCCTCGTGGGGCAGAAATCGGTGGCGCAGAATGAGCCCTCCTGCGCGCACGAGGTGACGGTCACCGGCCTCTCCCCCGATACCCATTATCACTATGAAGTGAAGGTCCAGAACGACACCTGCTCATACCGGTATCCCCGGTATTCCTTTGACACGGCGCCCCTTCCCGGCACCGGAAAGAAATTCCGCTTCGCCTTCATGTCCGACAGCAGGGCCTCGGAAGGAGGGGGGCAGGAGGATTTCCTGGGCTTCTCCAAGCCCGATCTCCAGAACTTTTTCATGCAGTGCTACCAGCAGAGGGCAAAGATGATATTCTTCGGGGGGGATCTCGTGGACGGCTATGTCTCCGAGGCCAGGGACCTGCAGCAGCAGCTCAACCAGTGGAAGCTCACCATTGAGTTCGTGGGGCACCGCATCCCTGTCTATGAGCTCATCGGCAACCACGAGTTCGTGGGTGACGCGTGGCTTGTGGAAAAACAGGGAAAGACCCGGGAGTATTACCGCTACAAGGAGGGAAATGACGGCACCGAGGCCGTCATTGCAAGGGAGTTCGCCAACCCCGGGGAGAGCTTCCCGCCGCCGGAAATAATCAAGGGAGCAAAGGGTCCTTCCTACGAGGAGAGCGTCTTCAGCCTGGACTACGCCAACTGCCATTTCGCCTGCCTCAACAGCAACTATGCCAGTGCGGGCGTCAGAGACACCTATGACGGGGATATGTTCGCCGAGGCTCTCACCGTGCTGGGGGGCAACAGGGTCGGCTACCTCATGGAAAACCAGCTCAGGTGGCTCGAAGAGGACCTGAAAAAAGCCAGGGAGCGGAAGATGGAGCATCTCTTCGTGATGCTCCATGAGCCTCCCTTCCCCAACGGGGGCCACGCCGACAGCGCCATGTTCTGGGGCAAGAAGCAGGGGGGCACTTGGAAGGGCCTCAATGACAGGACACAGCCCATGGGAGACGTGCTGGCCATGAGAAGCCGGTTTCTCTCGATTCTCTCAAAATACCGCGTACTTGCACTCTTTACAGGTCATGAGCATAATTATTCCAGGATGGTAATTGACAAATCGCTTGATCCCGCGGTGGAAAACCCCATGTGGCAGATTTTGAGCGGTGACGTGGGGGCTCCCTATTACTTCCAGCAGAAGGATCTCCCCTGGAGCGGCAAGGTGAAAGCCTTCAGCTCCGAGCTCAACTGCTGCATCATTGAAGTGGAGGGGCCAATGGTGTTCCTGAAGGTCATCTCGCCCACCGGCGAGCTGCTGGATGAGGTACAGGACATGAAGGGCGAGCTGAAGGGGCAGCCGTAA
- a CDS encoding VIT domain-containing protein has product MEMKVRSLVILLAFLAALSASWAWAGNDVTEGTLKIIDKQGKTKALCPLRHTAVKADITGFMARVKVTQQFHNPSKEKIEAVYVFPLPSRAAVDDMVMHVGKRTIKGDIKKREEAKKIYEAAKKQGHVASLLEQERPNIFTQSVANIMPGEAVNIEISYVEYLSYQDGIYEFVFPMVVGPRYIPGRATGAQGTGWASDTNDVPDASRITPPVTPKGTRAGHDIEVSLSIDAGVPIRKIRSVLHRVHTVQQEGSSRAQVTLDQLDNIPNKDFILQYETAGKSIEDACLTHASKARGGFFSLIVQPPLRPEKAQITPKEMIFVIDSSGSQMGWPIEKAKETMKYCIENMNDGDTFNLMAFSNNVVKLFDAPQPNSKKNREEALDFLAHRLGGGGTEMLPAMMAALEPKPDPEKLRIVCFMTDGYVGNDMQIIDAVKKNIGKARLFSFGVGNSVNRYLLDKMAEMGRGEAEYVTLNRHGDEVAEAFQQKIGTPILTDISIDWGNLPVREIFPKYHPDLFSGKPLVFTGRYSGASKGDITLKGFIAGKPHARKIAVTLPGSEAGHEVLASLWARTCVEYLMDQDLLNIQQNRPNPKIKNEITKLGLDYRIMTQYTSFVAVEEKVVTEGGVPKTVVVPVEMPDGVSYEGVFGEEKSKADKGAMKMRAYNAPSSMAGPAGSGSGAARMNKMAMPSQGYLSGDESRYTPPAKKPEEKLASSLKDIASKVKAGGGTYVTAQVEVRGGKIPLIVTVTHLSKKVLADLKAAGLKIATYSAGQKVVTGTLPVEKLDDLAKLPAVEKIEPLTGGRKISFLPMTHFMGILAYALADDPVPPERGWCSQLF; this is encoded by the coding sequence ATGGAGATGAAAGTGAGGTCACTGGTGATTCTGCTTGCGTTCCTGGCAGCCCTTTCGGCCTCGTGGGCCTGGGCTGGCAATGACGTGACGGAAGGCACCCTGAAGATCATAGACAAGCAGGGGAAGACCAAGGCGCTCTGCCCCCTCAGGCACACGGCAGTGAAGGCAGACATCACGGGCTTCATGGCCCGTGTGAAGGTGACGCAGCAGTTTCACAACCCGAGCAAGGAAAAAATCGAGGCCGTGTATGTCTTTCCGCTGCCTTCCCGGGCTGCAGTCGATGACATGGTGATGCACGTGGGGAAGCGCACCATAAAGGGCGACATCAAGAAGCGCGAGGAGGCCAAGAAAATCTACGAGGCGGCGAAGAAGCAGGGCCATGTGGCATCCCTTCTCGAGCAGGAGCGCCCCAACATCTTCACCCAGTCCGTAGCCAACATCATGCCCGGCGAAGCCGTCAATATAGAGATAAGCTACGTGGAGTACCTGAGCTACCAGGACGGCATTTACGAGTTCGTCTTTCCCATGGTGGTAGGTCCCCGCTACATTCCCGGCAGGGCCACGGGAGCCCAGGGGACGGGGTGGGCGTCTGATACCAATGATGTCCCCGATGCCTCGCGCATCACGCCCCCGGTGACGCCGAAAGGCACCAGGGCAGGCCATGACATTGAAGTCTCCCTGTCGATTGACGCCGGCGTCCCCATAAGGAAAATCCGCTCGGTGCTCCACAGGGTTCACACGGTGCAGCAGGAAGGAAGCTCCAGGGCACAGGTGACCCTTGATCAGCTTGACAACATTCCCAACAAGGACTTCATACTCCAGTATGAGACGGCGGGAAAGTCCATCGAGGACGCCTGCCTTACCCATGCCTCCAAGGCACGCGGAGGATTCTTCTCCCTCATCGTCCAGCCTCCCCTCAGGCCTGAAAAAGCGCAGATCACGCCCAAGGAGATGATCTTTGTCATCGACTCTTCAGGCTCCCAGATGGGGTGGCCCATTGAGAAGGCCAAGGAGACCATGAAGTACTGCATCGAGAACATGAACGACGGCGACACCTTCAACCTCATGGCTTTCTCCAACAACGTGGTGAAGCTCTTTGACGCCCCGCAGCCCAACTCAAAGAAAAACCGCGAGGAAGCCCTGGACTTCCTCGCCCACCGCCTCGGAGGCGGCGGCACCGAGATGCTCCCCGCCATGATGGCGGCCCTCGAGCCAAAGCCGGACCCTGAAAAGCTCAGGATCGTCTGCTTCATGACCGACGGCTACGTGGGAAATGACATGCAGATAATCGACGCTGTCAAGAAGAACATCGGCAAGGCCCGCCTCTTCTCCTTCGGCGTCGGGAACAGCGTAAACCGCTACCTGCTGGACAAGATGGCAGAGATGGGCCGCGGCGAGGCGGAATACGTGACGCTCAACCGCCATGGCGACGAGGTGGCCGAGGCCTTCCAGCAGAAGATAGGCACGCCCATCCTCACCGACATCTCCATCGACTGGGGGAACCTCCCCGTCAGGGAGATCTTCCCGAAATACCACCCCGACCTCTTCAGCGGCAAGCCCCTGGTCTTCACCGGGCGGTATTCAGGCGCCTCCAAGGGCGATATCACCCTGAAAGGCTTCATCGCGGGGAAGCCCCATGCCCGGAAGATCGCCGTCACGCTCCCGGGGAGCGAGGCAGGGCATGAAGTCCTTGCGAGCCTCTGGGCCCGGACATGTGTCGAGTACCTTATGGACCAGGATCTCCTCAATATCCAGCAAAACAGGCCCAACCCCAAAATCAAGAATGAGATTACGAAGCTGGGCCTGGATTACCGCATCATGACGCAGTATACCTCCTTCGTGGCTGTCGAGGAGAAAGTAGTCACCGAGGGCGGAGTTCCTAAAACGGTGGTCGTGCCGGTAGAGATGCCCGACGGCGTGAGCTACGAGGGAGTCTTCGGCGAGGAGAAGTCCAAGGCCGATAAGGGCGCGATGAAAATGCGGGCTTACAATGCCCCTTCCTCGATGGCAGGACCGGCAGGCTCAGGCAGCGGCGCAGCGAGGATGAACAAGATGGCAATGCCCTCACAGGGCTATCTCTCAGGGGATGAGAGCCGTTACACGCCTCCTGCGAAGAAGCCTGAAGAGAAGCTTGCCTCCTCCCTCAAGGACATAGCCTCGAAGGTAAAGGCAGGCGGCGGGACCTACGTGACGGCCCAGGTGGAAGTGCGCGGGGGGAAAATCCCTCTCATCGTGACGGTGACCCACCTTTCAAAGAAAGTGCTTGCGGACCTCAAAGCCGCGGGGCTTAAAATAGCCACATATTCAGCAGGGCAGAAGGTGGTCACAGGGACGCTCCCCGTGGAAAAGCTCGATGACCTGGCAAAGCTTCCCGCTGTGGAAAAGATTGAGCCCCTGACGGGCGGAAGGAAGATAAGCTTCCTTCCAATGACTCATTTCATGGGAATTCTGGCATACGCTCTGGCGGACGATCCTGTCCCGCCGGAGCGGGGCTGGTGCAGCCAGCTGTTCTAA
- the recA gene encoding recombinase RecA, protein MAKVEVLDKQKAFERALQAIEKQCGKGSLMKLNDVRRVDANSIPTGFIGLDVALGVGGVPRGRVIEVFGPEGSGKSTLALEILAAVQKEGGNAVFIDAEHALDPQYATRLGVDLDSLFISQPDYGEQALFIADELIRSHSVDIIVIDSVAALTPKAEIEGEIGDAHVANQARMMSQALRRMTAQINVSGTIVIFINQIREKVGVMFGSNEVTPGGRALKFYSSIRLDVRKKESIKDGKTGETIGHRCKVSVKKNKVAPPFKECELELYFGSGFSRDASVLQEAITAGVVEKSGSWLSFREVRLGQGIENARRFLEDNPKVQEDILALIREKTFGAVEFVEEEDLSAEEDAA, encoded by the coding sequence ATGGCAAAAGTAGAAGTTCTTGACAAGCAGAAGGCCTTTGAGCGGGCGCTCCAGGCCATTGAGAAACAGTGCGGGAAGGGATCGCTGATGAAGCTCAACGACGTGAGGCGGGTGGACGCGAACAGCATCCCCACGGGCTTCATAGGGCTTGACGTGGCCCTTGGCGTAGGCGGCGTCCCAAGGGGGAGGGTCATCGAGGTCTTCGGTCCCGAGGGCTCCGGCAAGAGCACCCTGGCCCTGGAAATACTCGCTGCCGTGCAGAAGGAGGGGGGCAACGCCGTTTTCATCGACGCAGAGCATGCCCTGGACCCCCAGTATGCCACCAGGCTCGGCGTGGACCTCGACAGCCTCTTCATCTCGCAGCCCGATTATGGCGAGCAGGCACTCTTCATCGCCGATGAGCTCATCAGGAGCCATTCCGTGGACATCATCGTCATTGACTCCGTGGCGGCCCTCACCCCCAAGGCGGAGATCGAGGGTGAAATAGGCGACGCCCATGTGGCCAACCAGGCAAGGATGATGTCCCAGGCCCTCAGGAGGATGACGGCACAGATCAACGTGTCGGGCACCATCGTGATTTTCATCAACCAGATAAGGGAAAAGGTAGGCGTCATGTTCGGGTCAAACGAGGTGACACCCGGCGGGAGGGCCCTCAAGTTCTACTCGTCGATCCGCCTTGACGTGAGAAAGAAGGAATCCATCAAGGACGGCAAGACAGGCGAGACAATAGGCCACCGCTGCAAGGTGAGCGTGAAGAAGAACAAAGTGGCGCCGCCCTTCAAAGAGTGCGAGCTCGAGCTTTACTTTGGATCGGGCTTCTCCCGCGACGCCTCGGTGCTCCAGGAGGCCATCACCGCGGGGGTAGTGGAGAAATCGGGATCGTGGCTCTCCTTCAGGGAGGTGCGCCTGGGCCAGGGTATTGAAAACGCCAGGAGATTCCTTGAGGATAATCCCAAGGTCCAGGAGGATATCCTTGCCCTCATAAGGGAGAAGACCTTCGGGGCAGTGGAGTTTGTGGAGGAAGAGGATTTATCTGCGGAAGAAGACGCGGCTTAG
- a CDS encoding Crp/Fnr family transcriptional regulator has translation MQRTLSEGPSRESISIADHFSRLPLLIKRQYHKDQFIFLEGEPGDSCFFILSGRVKVVHQSFDGKEVTLAILGKNELFGEMALLDGKARCASVVALTPIEAMALSDFHLRWLIEKEPSFSQLILAMSLERLRSTNTACEHLALSTVKERLGHMLLSWHSREAGHGIKTLSFRLPLTHQEIASVMGTSRETVTRTLKDLQDEGLLSIEKGLVTIRDMAGLARLAGMPQAAGEHVRGN, from the coding sequence ATGCAGAGGACTCTTTCTGAAGGCCCCTCCCGGGAGAGCATCTCGATTGCCGACCACTTTTCAAGGCTCCCGCTCCTCATAAAAAGGCAGTACCACAAGGATCAATTCATCTTCCTCGAAGGCGAGCCCGGCGATTCCTGCTTTTTCATCCTTTCAGGCAGGGTGAAAGTGGTGCACCAGTCCTTTGACGGCAAAGAGGTCACCCTGGCCATTCTTGGCAAAAATGAGCTCTTCGGCGAAATGGCCCTCCTGGACGGAAAGGCGAGGTGCGCCTCAGTCGTTGCCCTCACTCCCATTGAGGCCATGGCCCTCTCGGATTTTCACCTCCGGTGGCTCATCGAGAAGGAGCCTTCCTTCTCGCAGTTGATACTGGCCATGTCCCTGGAGCGCCTCAGAAGCACCAACACGGCCTGCGAGCACCTGGCCCTCTCCACGGTGAAAGAGCGCCTCGGCCATATGCTCCTGTCATGGCATTCCCGGGAAGCGGGTCACGGCATCAAGACCCTCTCTTTCAGGCTCCCCCTCACGCACCAGGAAATCGCATCGGTAATGGGCACCTCGCGGGAGACGGTGACGCGGACCCTTAAAGACCTTCAGGACGAGGGCCTCCTTTCCATAGAGAAGGGCCTCGTCACCATAAGGGATATGGCGGGCCTGGCGAGGCTTGCCGGGATGCCGCAGGCAGCAGGAGAGCATGTGAGAGGGAATTAG
- a CDS encoding sigma-54 dependent transcriptional regulator, giving the protein MSSSEGKTRVLVVDDELPILRFVEKILSRSGYHALVASSVSEAIKVLETTVVDLVITDLKMPKMSGMDLVRHVKENFRFTEVLMMTGFPSIESAVSAVKTGAEEYLTKPFTGEELLSAVRRALEKLKMRRLGSGEGQAFSTAPYGIIGRSEAMLKIFDAIGKAAKTSATVLITGESGTGKELVARAIHYSSSRAAAPFIPVNCGGIPEELLDNELFGSPRPQDEAPTSLFGAADGGTIFFDGIANLTHTMQTKLLRVIQDRKISAAGQGGTRKVDVRLLASSNRDLLSMVSGGTFREDLYYRINVIPIALPPLRERGSDILILTSYIATRCAGEMGKKAPGFSDSALEALKTYSWPGNVRELENTVQSLVVMCDRDVIDMTELPPYLRFTAFAEGGRAKTLAEVEREYIHYVMASVGGNKSQAADILGMDRKTLREKLKKIGDTSPD; this is encoded by the coding sequence ATGTCTTCAAGTGAGGGAAAGACCCGAGTGCTCGTGGTAGATGATGAGCTGCCCATCCTTAGGTTCGTGGAAAAGATCCTTTCCCGGTCGGGCTACCATGCGCTGGTGGCCTCAAGCGTCTCGGAGGCCATCAAGGTCCTTGAGACTACCGTGGTGGACCTGGTGATCACCGATCTTAAAATGCCAAAAATGAGCGGTATGGACCTTGTAAGGCACGTTAAGGAAAACTTCAGGTTCACCGAGGTGCTGATGATGACAGGGTTCCCTTCCATTGAGAGCGCCGTATCGGCGGTAAAGACAGGCGCCGAAGAGTACCTTACCAAGCCCTTCACTGGCGAGGAGCTCCTCTCGGCTGTGCGGCGGGCCCTGGAGAAGCTCAAGATGCGCAGGCTCGGCTCAGGCGAAGGGCAGGCCTTCTCAACGGCGCCTTATGGCATAATAGGAAGGTCCGAAGCCATGCTCAAGATCTTCGACGCCATCGGGAAAGCGGCGAAAACCTCGGCCACGGTCCTCATCACCGGCGAGAGCGGCACAGGCAAGGAGCTGGTAGCCCGGGCCATCCATTACTCCAGCTCCAGGGCCGCGGCGCCCTTCATCCCGGTGAACTGCGGCGGCATCCCCGAGGAGCTCCTGGACAACGAGCTTTTCGGCTCTCCGCGTCCCCAGGATGAGGCCCCGACAAGCCTCTTCGGCGCCGCAGACGGCGGCACCATATTCTTTGACGGCATCGCCAACCTCACCCACACGATGCAGACCAAGCTCCTGCGCGTCATCCAGGACAGGAAAATCTCTGCAGCAGGGCAGGGAGGCACAAGGAAAGTTGACGTGCGCCTCCTCGCGTCGTCCAACAGGGACCTCCTCTCCATGGTGAGCGGCGGCACCTTCAGGGAGGACCTTTATTACCGCATCAACGTCATTCCCATCGCCCTGCCCCCCTTAAGGGAGCGCGGCAGCGACATCCTGATCCTCACGAGCTACATTGCCACAAGATGCGCCGGCGAGATGGGGAAGAAAGCGCCGGGCTTCAGCGATTCCGCCCTCGAGGCCCTTAAAACGTACTCCTGGCCGGGCAACGTGAGGGAACTGGAAAACACCGTGCAGTCCCTGGTGGTGATGTGCGACAGGGACGTCATCGACATGACGGAGCTCCCTCCGTACCTGCGCTTCACGGCATTTGCCGAGGGAGGGCGCGCGAAAACCCTTGCCGAGGTCGAAAGGGAGTATATCCACTATGTCATGGCCAGCGTGGGCGGCAACAAGTCACAGGCAGCGGATATCCTGGGGATGGACAGGAAGACCCTCAGGGAAAAGCTCAAGAAGATCGGAGACACCTCGCCGGATTAA